A window of the Halopseudomonas phragmitis genome harbors these coding sequences:
- a CDS encoding iron chelate uptake ABC transporter family permease subunit — protein MGLTLNPVWRLSLLALLAAFCAVGFMTLRVQTDWGFILEYRGPRLLAMLLVAWAIGLSTVLFQSITQNRVLTPALLGFDVLFLLVQVVVLLIWGAAQWQGLALPLRFGLEVLAVVLLALLIFRLLFSGAVRSLHLLILIGILAGILFRELTDLLLRILDPGVLAIDRGRSAASFNRINVSLLGVSTAFVGAASLYVLWIWRKLDVLALGRDIAVNLGLDYQRLVLRLLVVIAVLVAAATALVGPTLFFGLLVANLAYVLMGTQQHRWTLPASVCVGVICLVGGQLLLEHVLASSVPLSRVIELVGGLLFIALLLRGVRQ, from the coding sequence ATGGGCCTGACCTTGAATCCCGTCTGGCGGCTGAGTCTGCTGGCACTGCTGGCGGCGTTCTGCGCTGTGGGCTTTATGACCCTGCGGGTGCAGACCGACTGGGGCTTTATCCTCGAATACCGTGGCCCGCGCCTGCTGGCCATGTTGCTGGTGGCCTGGGCCATTGGCCTGTCGACCGTGCTGTTCCAAAGCATTACCCAGAACCGCGTGCTGACCCCGGCATTGCTCGGCTTCGACGTGCTGTTCCTGTTGGTGCAGGTAGTGGTACTGCTGATCTGGGGCGCGGCCCAGTGGCAGGGGCTGGCCTTGCCGCTGCGTTTTGGCCTGGAAGTGCTGGCCGTGGTGCTGCTGGCGCTGCTGATTTTCCGTCTGCTGTTCAGCGGCGCGGTACGCAGCCTGCATCTGCTGATCCTGATCGGCATTCTTGCCGGCATCCTGTTCCGCGAGCTGACCGACCTGCTGCTGCGCATCCTCGACCCCGGTGTGCTGGCGATTGATCGCGGCCGCAGCGCTGCCAGTTTCAACCGCATCAACGTCAGTTTGCTAGGGGTGTCGACCGCCTTCGTCGGCGCGGCCAGCCTCTATGTGCTGTGGATATGGCGCAAGCTCGATGTACTGGCGCTGGGGCGGGATATTGCGGTCAATCTGGGGCTGGATTATCAGCGTCTGGTATTGCGTCTGCTGGTGGTAATTGCCGTGCTGGTGGCTGCTGCCACCGCACTTGTCGGTCCCACCCTGTTCTTCGGTCTGCTGGTCGCCAACCTTGCTTATGTGCTGATGGGCACCCAACAGCACCGCTGGACCCTGCCGGCCAGCGTCTGTGTCGGGGTGATCTGTCTGGTCGGCGGTCAGTTGCTGCTGGAGCATGTGCTGGCCTCCAGCGTGCCGCTGTCGCGGGTTATCGAGTTGGTGGGTGGCCTGTTGTTTATCGCCCTGTTACTGCGCGGAGTACGCCAATGA
- a CDS encoding FCD domain-containing protein encodes MEIGQIRQRRLADTIVEQLEAMILEGALTPGQRLPAERVLAEQFGVSRPSLREAIQKLVAKGLLISRQGGGNYVSDSLGSSFSDPLLALLEGRPEAQRDLLEFRHTLEADCAYYAALRATEVDQQHLRSAYETLQSCYAPASKASRAEEGAADARFHLAIAEASHNMILLHTIRGLFDLLKRNVVTNIGGMYELRPETRQMLMQQHQELFEAIIERRADDARACASRHIGYVQTVLAERREEQQRRARAQRREKPLKG; translated from the coding sequence ATGGAAATTGGACAGATTCGCCAGCGGCGTCTGGCAGACACCATCGTCGAACAACTGGAAGCCATGATTCTGGAAGGCGCACTGACGCCGGGACAGCGACTACCGGCCGAGCGGGTACTGGCCGAGCAGTTCGGCGTGTCACGCCCTTCGCTGCGTGAAGCCATTCAAAAACTGGTTGCCAAGGGTCTGCTGATTAGCCGCCAGGGCGGCGGCAACTATGTCAGCGACTCGCTCGGCTCCAGCTTCAGCGATCCTTTGCTGGCACTGCTGGAAGGCCGCCCGGAAGCCCAGCGCGACCTGCTGGAGTTTCGTCATACCCTGGAAGCGGACTGCGCCTACTACGCCGCCCTGCGCGCCACCGAAGTAGACCAGCAGCATTTGCGCAGTGCCTATGAAACTCTGCAAAGCTGTTACGCCCCTGCCAGCAAGGCCAGCCGCGCCGAGGAAGGCGCCGCCGATGCGCGCTTTCATCTGGCAATTGCCGAAGCCAGCCACAACATGATCTTGCTGCACACCATTCGCGGCCTGTTCGACCTGCTCAAGCGCAATGTGGTGACCAATATTGGCGGCATGTACGAACTGCGCCCGGAAACCCGGCAAATGCTGATGCAGCAGCATCAGGAACTGTTCGAGGCAATCATCGAACGGCGTGCGGACGACGCACGCGCCTGTGCCAGCCGGCACATCGGTTACGTGCAGACCGTACTGGCTGAGCGCCGCGAAGAGCAGCAGCGCCGGGCCAGAGCCCAGCGCCGGGAAAAGCCATTGAAAGGCTGA
- a CDS encoding acyl-CoA dehydrogenase translates to MAAKAQFNWIDPLLLDQQLTEEERMVRDSAAQYCQDKLMPRVLNSFRNEETDVAIFREMGELGLLGATIPTEYGGSGLNYVCYGLIAREVERVDSGYRSMMSVQSSLVMVPINEFGSEEQKRKYLPKLASGEWIGCFGLTEPNHGSDPGSMVTRARKVEGGYRLKGAKMWITNSPIADVFVVWAKTEDDVIRGFILEKGWEGLSAPAIKGKVGLRTSITGEIVMDDVFVPEENLLPHVTGLKGPFTCLNSARYGISWGALGAAEFCWHTARQYTLDRTQFGRPLAQTQLIQKKLADMQTEITLALQGCLRLGRMKDEGTAAVEITSIMKRNSCGKSLDIARVARDMLGGNGISDEYGVIRHVVNLEVVNTYEGTHDVHALILGRAQTGLQAFF, encoded by the coding sequence ATGGCCGCTAAAGCACAATTCAACTGGATCGACCCGCTGCTGCTGGATCAGCAACTGACCGAAGAAGAGCGCATGGTGCGTGATTCCGCTGCGCAGTACTGCCAGGACAAGCTGATGCCGCGGGTGCTCAACTCGTTCCGCAATGAAGAGACCGATGTGGCGATCTTCCGCGAAATGGGTGAGCTGGGCCTGCTGGGTGCGACCATTCCCACCGAGTACGGCGGCAGCGGTCTGAACTATGTGTGCTACGGCCTGATCGCCCGTGAAGTGGAGCGGGTCGATTCCGGTTACCGTTCGATGATGAGCGTGCAGTCGTCACTGGTGATGGTGCCGATCAACGAGTTCGGCAGCGAGGAGCAGAAGCGCAAGTACCTGCCCAAGCTGGCCAGCGGTGAGTGGATCGGCTGCTTCGGTTTGACCGAGCCTAACCATGGTTCCGATCCGGGGTCGATGGTCACCCGTGCGCGCAAGGTCGAGGGTGGCTATCGCCTCAAGGGTGCCAAGATGTGGATTACCAACAGTCCGATTGCCGATGTGTTCGTGGTCTGGGCCAAGACCGAAGACGACGTGATTCGCGGCTTCATTCTGGAAAAGGGCTGGGAAGGTCTGAGTGCGCCGGCGATCAAGGGCAAGGTTGGTCTGCGTACCTCGATCACCGGTGAAATCGTGATGGACGATGTGTTCGTCCCGGAAGAAAACCTGCTGCCGCATGTCACCGGTTTGAAAGGGCCCTTCACCTGTCTGAACTCGGCGCGTTACGGTATTTCCTGGGGCGCGCTGGGCGCGGCTGAATTCTGCTGGCACACCGCCCGTCAGTACACTCTGGACCGCACCCAGTTCGGTCGGCCGCTGGCGCAAACCCAGTTGATCCAGAAGAAACTGGCCGACATGCAGACCGAAATCACTTTGGCACTGCAGGGCTGCCTGCGTTTGGGCCGGATGAAGGATGAAGGTACGGCAGCGGTGGAAATCACCTCGATCATGAAGCGCAACTCCTGCGGCAAGTCGCTGGATATCGCCCGTGTAGCTCGCGATATGCTCGGTGGTAACGGCATTTCCGATGAGTACGGGGTGATCCGCCACGTGGTCAACCTGGAAGTGGTCAACACCTACGAAGGGACTCATGACGTCCATGCGCTGATTCTGGGCCGGGCGCAGACGGGCCTTCAGGCGTTTTTCTGA
- a CDS encoding LysR family transcriptional regulator has product MRRKIPPTQALICFESAARHESFTKAAEELSLTQSAVCRQIANLEEFLDVQLFRRTRRGVKLTETGQTYSRRIANRLDAVERDTLSVMGNQGTATLELATVPTFATQWLLPRLNGFLVQHPHVTVNLTNRTRPFLFADTEFDAAIYFGDGDWSGTEVHFLMHESPVPVCSPALIAPATALTPEQIAQLPLLQQTTRPYAWRQWFASLGMRVEHDLNGTRLELFSMLAQAAMHGMGVALIPPFLIQDELASGTLINPCAHSFDSDNAYYLTIPERKAESATLQAFRDWLLLEAQAYRTESTG; this is encoded by the coding sequence ATGCGCCGCAAGATCCCCCCGACCCAGGCCCTGATCTGTTTCGAATCCGCCGCCCGCCATGAAAGCTTCACCAAGGCCGCCGAGGAACTGTCACTGACTCAAAGCGCGGTATGCCGGCAAATCGCTAATCTGGAGGAGTTTCTCGACGTGCAATTGTTCCGCCGCACACGGCGCGGAGTGAAGCTGACCGAAACTGGCCAGACCTACAGTCGGCGCATCGCCAACCGGCTCGATGCAGTCGAGCGCGACACCCTGTCGGTGATGGGCAACCAGGGCACCGCGACCCTGGAACTGGCCACAGTACCGACCTTCGCCACGCAATGGCTGCTGCCGCGACTGAACGGTTTTCTTGTGCAACATCCGCACGTCACGGTCAACCTGACCAACCGCACCCGGCCCTTTCTGTTCGCCGACACCGAATTCGACGCCGCCATCTACTTTGGCGACGGCGACTGGTCGGGTACCGAGGTGCACTTTCTCATGCACGAATCGCCGGTGCCGGTGTGCAGTCCGGCATTGATCGCACCTGCAACCGCATTGACACCCGAACAAATTGCCCAGCTACCCCTGCTGCAACAAACCACCCGCCCCTACGCCTGGCGCCAATGGTTCGCCTCGCTCGGCATGCGCGTTGAGCACGACCTCAACGGCACCCGCCTGGAACTGTTCTCCATGCTGGCCCAGGCCGCCATGCATGGCATGGGCGTTGCCCTGATCCCACCATTCCTGATCCAGGACGAGCTGGCCAGCGGCACACTGATCAACCCCTGCGCCCACAGCTTCGACAGCGACAATGCCTATTACCTGACCATCCCCGAACGCAAGGCCGAGTCCGCCACGCTACAAGCGTTCAGGGATTGGTTATTGCTGGAGGCGCAGGCCTATCGAACTGAAAGCACCGGCTGA
- a CDS encoding universal stress protein: MLAHCILSVDYSADWNKTLDHLPAIKPLLGLERLTLVYVVETHKRPHIEDSGASAESRLKALSAQLSKDLGIGVDYEVRRGFAASEVLEAARKLKANGIITLNKSHSSGREFFLGNIAMNLARMTRLPLLMLSSDGAVVEPDAPILFATDGSTANHNAQNCFEAFMKQGGHGLAVWVDSDEHDDAEAAQHVLNDLTGRYPHVAARRLKGTASREIADLSQDERAALVIVGKRGSTPIAELMLGSTAENIARACRQPVLLVPSA; encoded by the coding sequence ATGCTTGCACACTGCATCCTCAGCGTGGATTACTCCGCAGACTGGAACAAAACGCTAGATCACCTGCCGGCCATCAAGCCGCTGCTGGGGTTGGAACGACTGACCCTGGTCTACGTGGTCGAAACTCACAAGCGCCCGCATATCGAAGACAGCGGCGCCTCGGCCGAGTCGCGACTCAAGGCCCTGTCTGCCCAGTTGAGCAAGGATCTGGGCATCGGCGTCGACTATGAAGTGCGGCGTGGCTTTGCCGCCTCGGAAGTACTGGAAGCTGCGCGCAAGCTCAAGGCCAATGGCATCATCACCCTGAACAAGAGCCATTCCAGTGGCCGCGAGTTCTTTCTCGGCAATATCGCCATGAACCTGGCACGCATGACCCGCCTGCCGCTATTGATGCTCTCGAGTGACGGCGCCGTGGTCGAACCCGACGCTCCCATTCTGTTCGCCACCGACGGCTCCACAGCCAACCACAACGCTCAGAACTGCTTTGAAGCCTTCATGAAACAAGGCGGGCACGGCCTGGCGGTGTGGGTTGACTCGGATGAGCATGACGACGCCGAAGCCGCGCAGCATGTGCTCAACGACCTGACCGGGCGCTACCCGCATGTTGCCGCGCGGCGCCTGAAAGGTACCGCCAGCCGTGAGATTGCAGACCTGTCTCAGGATGAACGAGCAGCACTGGTGATCGTCGGCAAACGCGGCAGTACGCCAATTGCCGAACTGATGCTCGGCAGCACCGCCGAAAACATCGCCCGCGCCTGCCGCCAACCGGTACTGCTGGTACCCTCTGCCTAA
- the lldD gene encoding FMN-dependent L-lactate dehydrogenase LldD has product MIISASTDYRAAAQRRLPPFLFHYIDGGAYAEHTLGRNVADLADIALRQRVLKNMSQLSLETRLFDETLAMPVALAPVGLTGMYARRGEVQAARAAAAKGIPFTLSTVSVCPIEEVVPAIDRPLWFQLYVLKDRGFMKNALERAKAAGVTTLVFTVDMPVPGARYRDAHSGMSGPNAPLRRMLQAVTHPRWAWDVGLLGRPHDLGNISAYRGNPTGLADYIGWLGANFDPSISWKDLEWIREFWDGPMVIKGILDPEDARDAVSFGADGIVVSNHGGRQLDGVLSSARALPAIADAVKGELKILVDSGIRTGLDVVRMLALGADCAMLGRAFIYALAADGEAGVANLLDLIEKEMRVAMVLTGAKSVSEINADLLVRELAQ; this is encoded by the coding sequence ATGATCATTTCTGCCTCCACCGATTACCGAGCCGCCGCCCAGCGCCGGCTGCCGCCGTTCCTGTTTCATTACATCGACGGTGGTGCCTATGCCGAACACACGCTGGGACGCAATGTTGCCGATCTGGCCGATATCGCCCTGCGTCAGCGGGTGCTCAAGAACATGTCGCAGCTGAGCCTGGAAACCCGGCTGTTCGATGAAACCCTGGCCATGCCAGTGGCGCTGGCACCGGTCGGGCTGACCGGCATGTATGCCCGCCGGGGCGAGGTGCAGGCGGCGCGGGCGGCAGCGGCCAAGGGCATTCCCTTTACCCTGTCGACGGTGTCGGTGTGCCCGATTGAGGAAGTGGTGCCGGCCATCGATCGGCCGCTGTGGTTCCAGCTCTATGTGCTCAAGGATCGCGGGTTCATGAAAAACGCCCTGGAGCGGGCCAAGGCCGCTGGGGTGACGACCCTGGTATTTACCGTCGACATGCCGGTGCCGGGCGCCCGTTACCGCGATGCGCATTCCGGCATGAGCGGCCCTAACGCGCCGCTGCGGCGCATGTTGCAGGCGGTGACCCATCCGCGCTGGGCTTGGGATGTTGGCCTGCTGGGCAGGCCGCACGATCTGGGCAACATTTCCGCCTACCGCGGCAACCCGACCGGGCTGGCCGACTATATCGGCTGGCTGGGGGCCAATTTCGATCCGTCAATCAGTTGGAAGGATCTGGAGTGGATTCGCGAATTCTGGGATGGGCCGATGGTGATCAAGGGCATTCTCGATCCTGAGGATGCCCGTGATGCGGTCAGCTTCGGCGCCGACGGTATCGTCGTGTCCAACCACGGCGGCCGTCAGCTCGACGGTGTCTTGTCCAGCGCCCGGGCGCTGCCGGCGATTGCCGATGCGGTCAAGGGCGAGCTGAAAATCCTGGTCGATTCGGGCATTCGTACTGGCCTGGATGTGGTGCGCATGCTGGCGCTGGGCGCCGACTGCGCGATGCTCGGGCGCGCCTTCATTTATGCGCTGGCCGCCGATGGCGAGGCCGGGGTGGCCAATCTGCTGGATCTGATAGAGAAGGAAATGCGCGTGGCCATGGTGCTGACCGGGGCCAAGTCGGTCAGCGAGATCAATGCTGATCTGCTGGTGCGTGAACTGGCCCAGTAA
- a CDS encoding iron ABC transporter ATP-binding protein encodes MIETHELSKRYGDQLVVDNVSLQIPKGGFTAIIGPNGAGKSTLLSMISRLLPMSAGRVLIDQLDVVRTPGAELARKLSILRQHNQTTMRLSVRDLVAFGRFPHSGGRLSASDQQQIDEAIDYLRLTQLQHQAIDELSGGQRQRAYVAMVMCQDTDYVLLDEPLNNIDMRHAVDMMQLLRSAADDKGKTVVVVLHDINFASCYADHIIAMQAGKLACQGRPDELIQDAVLRDLYQMDIRVHEIEGRRICTYYR; translated from the coding sequence ATGATTGAAACCCACGAACTCAGCAAGCGCTATGGCGATCAACTGGTGGTCGACAACGTCAGCCTGCAGATTCCCAAGGGCGGTTTTACCGCCATCATCGGTCCCAACGGTGCTGGCAAGTCGACCTTGCTGTCGATGATCAGCCGATTGTTGCCGATGTCCGCCGGGCGGGTACTGATCGACCAGTTGGATGTGGTGCGCACCCCCGGTGCTGAGCTGGCGCGCAAGCTGTCGATCCTGCGCCAGCACAACCAGACCACCATGCGCCTGAGTGTGCGCGACCTGGTCGCCTTCGGCCGCTTCCCGCATTCCGGCGGACGGTTGAGCGCCAGCGACCAGCAGCAGATCGACGAAGCCATCGACTACCTGCGCCTGACCCAGTTACAGCACCAGGCCATCGACGAGCTGTCCGGCGGCCAGCGTCAGCGCGCCTACGTCGCCATGGTCATGTGTCAGGACACCGACTATGTGTTGCTGGATGAACCCTTGAACAACATCGACATGCGCCACGCTGTGGACATGATGCAACTGCTACGCAGCGCCGCCGATGACAAGGGCAAAACCGTGGTGGTGGTGCTGCACGACATCAACTTCGCCTCCTGCTACGCCGATCACATCATTGCTATGCAAGCCGGCAAACTCGCCTGCCAGGGCCGCCCGGATGAGCTGATTCAGGATGCCGTGCTGCGCGACCTGTACCAGATGGATATTCGGGTGCACGAGATCGAGGGGCGCAGGATTTGTACTTATTATCGGTGA
- a CDS encoding CaiB/BaiF CoA transferase family protein, with product MPGALSGLKVLDLSRVLAGPWAGQMLADLGADVVKVERPGSGDDTRAWGPPYLKDADGRDTSEAAYFLCANRNKRSIAIDFTQPEGQQQVRELAARADVLIENFKVGGLAAYGLDHVSLQALNPRLIYCSVTGFGQDGPYSRRAGYDFMIQGLGGLMSVTGRADGEQGAGPVKVGVALTDVLTGLYASNAILAALAERERSGLGQHIDLALLDVQVACLANQALNYLTTGQPPRRLGNAHPNIVPYQDFPTADGDFILTVGNDGQFRKFCEVAGHPEWADDPRFASNAARVAHRAELIPLIRQVTVFRTTAEWVALLEQAGVPCGPINDLAAVFADPQVQARQLKVTLEHPLAGQVDLVANPIRLSRTPAEYRAAPPLLGQHTREVLADWLGA from the coding sequence ATGCCTGGTGCTCTGTCTGGTTTGAAAGTGCTTGATCTGTCCCGTGTGCTGGCCGGCCCCTGGGCCGGGCAGATGCTGGCGGATCTGGGTGCCGATGTGGTCAAGGTCGAACGTCCTGGTTCGGGTGATGATACCCGTGCCTGGGGGCCACCCTATCTCAAGGATGCCGACGGGCGCGATACCTCTGAAGCGGCCTACTTCCTCTGTGCCAACCGCAACAAACGCTCGATCGCCATCGACTTCACCCAGCCCGAAGGCCAGCAGCAGGTGCGTGAACTGGCGGCCCGGGCCGATGTGCTGATCGAGAACTTCAAGGTCGGGGGGCTGGCGGCCTATGGGCTGGACCATGTCAGTCTGCAGGCGCTCAATCCGCGGCTGATCTATTGCTCGGTGACTGGCTTCGGTCAGGATGGGCCTTACTCAAGGCGTGCCGGCTACGACTTCATGATTCAGGGCCTGGGTGGGCTGATGAGCGTGACCGGGCGGGCTGACGGTGAGCAGGGCGCTGGCCCGGTCAAGGTCGGGGTGGCGCTGACCGATGTGTTGACCGGTCTGTATGCCAGCAATGCGATCCTCGCCGCGTTGGCCGAGCGTGAGCGCAGTGGCCTGGGCCAGCATATCGATCTGGCGCTGCTGGATGTGCAGGTTGCCTGCCTGGCCAATCAGGCGCTGAACTATCTGACCACCGGTCAGCCGCCTAGGCGCCTGGGCAATGCGCATCCCAATATCGTGCCATATCAGGATTTTCCTACCGCCGATGGCGATTTTATTCTCACCGTGGGCAACGACGGTCAGTTCCGCAAGTTCTGCGAAGTGGCCGGGCACCCGGAGTGGGCCGATGATCCGCGGTTCGCCAGCAATGCTGCGCGAGTCGCGCACCGGGCCGAACTGATTCCGTTGATTCGGCAGGTTACGGTGTTCCGTACCACTGCCGAGTGGGTGGCGTTGTTGGAGCAGGCCGGGGTGCCCTGTGGGCCGATCAACGATCTGGCGGCGGTGTTTGCCGATCCGCAGGTGCAGGCCCGGCAGTTGAAGGTCACGCTGGAACACCCGTTGGCCGGGCAGGTCGATCTGGTGGCCAATCCGATTCGGCTGTCGCGTACTCCGGCTGAGTACCGGGCCGCTCCGCCGTTGCTGGGGCAGCATACGCGTGAGGTGCTGGCTGACTGGCTGGGAGCGTAG
- a CDS encoding L-lactate permease, translating into MSSGLLALLAFTPILVAGILLIGLRWPARRAMPLVYLLTAAIGLFAWDMSLNRILASTLQGLIITLGLLWIIFGAILLLNTLKHSGGITAIRAGFTTISPDRRIQAIIIAWLFGCFIEGASGFGTPAAIAAPLLVAVGFPAMAAVLMGMLVQSTPVSFGAVGTPILVGVTTGLDSATIGAELLAQGSSWDAYLMLVSAKVAIIHALVGSVMPVIMALMLTRFFGKEKSWRAGLEVVPFALFAGIAFTIPYMLTGVFLGPEFPSLLGGLVGLGIVTTAARFGFLVPKTVWDFAPRESWPSEWLGSIEMKLEELTAKPMSSWRAWLPYLLVGLILVISRVFPEATALFRSVSFSASNLLGESGLNAGIEPFYLPGGILVLVVLATFFIHRMRVRELTAAVRESSGVLLSAGFVLLFTVPMVRILINSGVNAADLPSMPIAMARFMADSVGGIYPLVAPTIGALGAFLAGSNTVSNMMFSQFQFGVATNLGLSTALIVAVQAIGAAAGNMVAIHNVVAASATVGLLGREGQTLRKTVWPTLYYVLMTGLIALFAAYVLGVSDPLLGG; encoded by the coding sequence ATGTCATCTGGATTACTTGCCTTGCTGGCCTTCACCCCAATACTGGTGGCCGGTATTCTGCTGATCGGCCTGCGCTGGCCGGCACGTCGTGCCATGCCACTGGTGTATCTGTTGACTGCTGCCATTGGTCTGTTCGCCTGGGACATGAGTCTCAACCGGATTCTGGCTTCCACCCTGCAAGGACTGATCATTACCCTGGGGCTGCTGTGGATCATCTTCGGCGCCATCTTGCTGCTCAATACGCTCAAGCATTCGGGCGGGATCACGGCGATCCGTGCCGGCTTCACTACTATCAGCCCTGACCGGCGGATTCAGGCGATCATTATCGCCTGGCTGTTCGGCTGTTTCATTGAAGGTGCCTCGGGCTTCGGGACACCAGCCGCCATTGCCGCACCGCTGCTGGTGGCCGTCGGCTTCCCGGCGATGGCGGCGGTGCTGATGGGGATGCTGGTGCAGAGCACGCCGGTGTCCTTTGGCGCGGTCGGTACTCCGATTCTGGTTGGCGTAACCACCGGCCTGGACAGCGCTACCATCGGCGCCGAGCTACTGGCTCAGGGCTCAAGCTGGGACGCCTATCTGATGCTGGTGAGCGCCAAAGTGGCGATCATTCATGCGCTGGTCGGTAGCGTAATGCCGGTGATCATGGCGTTGATGCTGACCCGCTTCTTCGGCAAGGAGAAGAGCTGGCGCGCCGGACTTGAGGTGGTGCCTTTCGCCCTGTTCGCCGGTATAGCCTTCACCATTCCCTACATGCTCACCGGGGTGTTTCTCGGGCCGGAATTCCCCTCGCTGCTGGGTGGTCTGGTTGGTCTGGGTATTGTGACCACGGCGGCCCGTTTCGGCTTTCTGGTGCCGAAAACTGTGTGGGATTTCGCCCCGCGTGAAAGCTGGCCGAGTGAGTGGCTGGGCAGTATTGAGATGAAGCTGGAGGAGCTGACCGCCAAGCCGATGAGCAGCTGGCGCGCCTGGTTGCCGTATCTGCTGGTCGGTCTGATCCTGGTGATCAGCCGAGTGTTCCCTGAGGCGACGGCGCTGTTCCGCTCGGTGTCTTTCAGTGCCAGCAACTTGCTGGGTGAGAGCGGCCTCAACGCAGGCATTGAGCCGTTCTACCTGCCCGGCGGTATTCTGGTGCTGGTGGTGTTGGCGACCTTTTTCATCCACCGCATGCGGGTGCGGGAATTGACCGCCGCAGTCAGGGAGTCCAGCGGGGTGTTGCTCAGTGCCGGTTTCGTGTTGCTGTTCACCGTGCCGATGGTGCGTATCCTGATCAACTCCGGGGTCAACGCCGCCGATCTGCCGAGCATGCCGATTGCCATGGCCCGGTTCATGGCCGACAGCGTAGGCGGCATCTATCCGCTGGTGGCGCCGACCATTGGTGCGCTGGGTGCGTTCCTGGCCGGCTCCAACACGGTCTCGAACATGATGTTCAGCCAGTTCCAGTTTGGAGTGGCCACCAACCTGGGGCTGTCCACGGCCCTGATTGTTGCGGTACAGGCCATTGGCGCCGCCGCCGGCAATATGGTGGCAATCCATAATGTCGTGGCGGCCTCGGCCACGGTCGGGCTGCTTGGGCGCGAAGGCCAGACGCTGCGCAAGACCGTCTGGCCAACCTTGTACTATGTGCTGATGACTGGCCTGATTGCGCTGTTCGCCGCCTATGTACTGGGCGTCAGCGACCCGTTGCTGGGCGGTTGA